Genomic window (Campylobacter ureolyticus ACS-301-V-Sch3b):
AGGGGCTAAAAAAGTTACAAAAGTCTCAATCATCCCAAGAGGACTTTCAGCTTTAGGATATACTTTAAACACACCTGAAGAGAACAAATTTCTTATGCAATATCATGAGCTAATTGCAGAAGTTGATGTTCTTTTGGGAGGGCGCGCTGCTGAAAAAGTATTTATAAAAGAGATTTCAACTGGTGCAAGTAATGATCTTGAAAGAGCAACTGATATTTTAAAAGCCATGGTTTCAATGTATGGAATGAGTGAAGTTGCAGGGCTTATGGTTTTAGAAAAGCAAAGAAACACTTTCCTTGGTGGACAAAGCGTAAAAGATTATAGTGAAAAAACAGCTCAAAAGCTTGATGAAAGTATAAAAGAAATGCTTTCAAAAAGATTTGATGAGGTTGTAAAAACTATGGAGCTTTATTCTGGTGCGATTGAAAACATGGTAGCTGAGCTTTACAAGTCAGAAACAATTGAAGGTGCTAAAGTTAGAGAAATAATCTCTAAATTTGAAGAAGAAAACAATCTTGTATCAAGACTTTCAGAAGTTGATGAAGATGATGAGCTAAAAGATATAAAAGAGGCTAAAGAAAAACAAAGTCACTAAACTTTACCGAGAATTTCTCGGTAAAGTTTATTTTTATAAAATCCTTGCAAAAAAGAACTAAATGCAGTATAATCAATAAATTTTATTTATAAAAGGAGCAAGGATGAATTTCAAACAAAATGCATTCAAAAAATTTCAAACATTTCACACTGATTTTAATACCCTACTGCTTCTTATTCTCATTTAAAAAATTTTCTATATTTTTACAATTTAATTTTGTTGCTAAATTTTAGCTCTTTAATACCATAATAACTAAAAAAAGGATAAAAAATGGATAATAAAATAATTATATTTGATACCACACTAAGAGATGGCGAGCAAAGCCCTGGGGCTTCTATGAATACTGAAGAGAAGTTAAGATTAGCATTGCAGCTTGAGAAATTGGGCGTAGATGTTATTGAGGCAGGTTTTGCTGCTGCAAGTCCAGGGGACTATGATGCAATAGAAAAAATTGCTCAATCAGTTAATAAAATAAATGTTTGTTCTTTAGCAAGAGCTGTTGAAAGCGATATAAAAGCAGCAGGCATGGCTGTAAATCCAGCTAAAAATAAAAGAATTCACACTTTCATCGCCACAAGCCCAATTCATATGGAATTTAAACTTAAAAAAACACCAAGCGAAGTTATAAAAATCGCACAAAATGCCGTAAAGTATGCCAAGACTTTCACAGATGATGTAGAGTTTAGTTGTGAAGATGCGGGAAGAAGTGAAATAAGTTTTTTAAAAGAGATTGTTGATGCGGCTATTGAAGCAGGTGCAACCATTATAAATTTACCAGATACTGTTGGATATAGGCTTCCAAATGAAATTTATAATTTTATAAAAATAATGAGTGATTATGTTGCAAATAAAGCCATTATTTCAGTTCATAATCACAACGACTTAGGACTTGCTACTGCAAATAGTTTATTTGGAGTAATGGCTGGAGCTAGGCAAGTAGAGTGCACAATTAATGGAATTGGTGAAAGAGCTGGAAATGCTGCACTTGAAGAGATAGTCATGGCCATAAAAACTAGAAAAGATGAGTTTAAGGGACTTTATACAGATATAGTTTGCAAAGAAATTTATAAAACTAGTCGTTTAGTTTCTTCAATAACTGGAATGGAGCCACAAGCAAATAAATCAATTGTTGGTAAAAATGCATTCTTACATGAAAGCGGAATTCATCAAGATGGTGTTTTAAAGCATCCTGAAACCTATGAGATTATAAAAGCAAGTGACATTGGTCTTGAAAATGATAATATAGTGCTTGGAAAACACTCAGGAAGACATGCTGTAAAAAGCAAGCTTGAGGCTCTTGGATTTGAATTAAATGATGATGAGCTAAATGCAGCGTTTGAGAGATTTAAAATTTTAGCCGATCAAAAAAAAGATATTTTTGATGATGATTTAAGGGCTTTAATAACTGATGAGATGATAAAAATACCTGAAGTTTTTGAAGTTATAACACTAAGTTCAAACTCATGCAATAAAGGACACTCAAGTGCAAGCATTACAATAAGAAATAAAGATAAAATAATAAGCGATTCAGCTCTTGGAAATGGCTCTGTGGATTCTATCTTTAAAGTAGTTGATAGGATTTCAAACATTAATGGTGTTTTAAAAGATTATCAAGTAAAAGCAGTAAGTAGTGGAAAAGATGCTATGGCAAAAGCAACTGTAAAAGTTCAGTTTGAAGATAAAAAAGCTGTTTTGGGAAGTGGGCTTGATGTTGATACTATGCTTGCTAGCGCAAAAGCCTATGTTGCTGCACTAAACAGCTATTTTAATTTAAAAAAATAATTAAAACCTCTAAAATTAGGGGTTTTAAAGTATTAAATTTTCTTAGAAATTTTTAATAAAGGTTAAAAGATGTTAAAAAACATAAGTTTGTTTGTTTCAAAGCAATTGGCTATTTTAGTTGTGCTTGCTACACTATTTTCACTCTATTATCCACAAGTTGGATCAAGCTT
Coding sequences:
- a CDS encoding 2-isopropylmalate synthase; the encoded protein is MDNKIIIFDTTLRDGEQSPGASMNTEEKLRLALQLEKLGVDVIEAGFAAASPGDYDAIEKIAQSVNKINVCSLARAVESDIKAAGMAVNPAKNKRIHTFIATSPIHMEFKLKKTPSEVIKIAQNAVKYAKTFTDDVEFSCEDAGRSEISFLKEIVDAAIEAGATIINLPDTVGYRLPNEIYNFIKIMSDYVANKAIISVHNHNDLGLATANSLFGVMAGARQVECTINGIGERAGNAALEEIVMAIKTRKDEFKGLYTDIVCKEIYKTSRLVSSITGMEPQANKSIVGKNAFLHESGIHQDGVLKHPETYEIIKASDIGLENDNIVLGKHSGRHAVKSKLEALGFELNDDELNAAFERFKILADQKKDIFDDDLRALITDEMIKIPEVFEVITLSSNSCNKGHSSASITIRNKDKIISDSALGNGSVDSIFKVVDRISNINGVLKDYQVKAVSSGKDAMAKATVKVQFEDKKAVLGSGLDVDTMLASAKAYVAALNSYFNLKK